The stretch of DNA GGGCCTCAAGGCCACCGGCAACGAGGAGGTTTTTCTCTCCTTCGCCGTGTACGTTCAGGGGCTTCTCCTGGAGGGGTGCGCACCGGACCACCCGGCGGCGGAGCTCGACGCGGTGCGCCTGACCCTCTGGTTTCTGACCGGCGGCGCCGACTCCGAGTCGGTGTTTCACCTCCCGCCCCTCCCCGAGCTCGTCGGGGAAACCGCCGACCGGGTCGGGAAACTGGAGCTCTCCGGTTTCGGGGGATTCGTCAGCCCGGTGGAGGCCCAGGATGTTCTCGACGCGCTCGGCGGGCTCGCCGCGACCTCCGACGACGACGCCCTGAACCGGTACGTCCGCGACCTGCGCCGGCGTGTCGGTGGGCTGGCCGAATCGGCGACCCTGATCCAGCTCTTTTGGCTCGCCCCGATCTCGGCCCACGACTACGTCTGGTTCAATCTGGAGGGCGGGGCCGACTCCGCGCTCCTGGGCGCCTCCCGGTCCTCCCTCGAGGCGGCCGTTTCGTCGGGGGACGTGGAGCTCGAGCGGGCGGTGGACACGGCCCAGGCAAACCTGGACGATAAGGCCGCCCTCTACGGTCTGGCGCGTGAGCTCGGCGCAACGGCGCGGACCGGGGATCCGGGGCTCACCCGTAAAGCCCTGGACGCTTTCACGGCCAGGCTGGAGCAGGCCAACGCCTGGCGCGGCGGTTACCCCGACAAGGATTACCGCGCAATCTACGCCACTTTCCACCGGCTGCCGCTCTACGACTGGGCGCACTACGCCTACGCCTTCGCCGCCCTGTTGTTCGTCCTGGCCCTCGCTTTCAAGCGGCCGCGCATCGCCTGGCTGGGGATCGGCGCGGCGGGCCTCGGGTTCGTGGCGCACACCGCATATCTGGTCCTGCGTTGGTTCATCGCCGGGCACTCCCCCACCTCGGGCATGTTCGAGTTCATGGCCCTTCTGTCCTGGTGTCTGGTCGGGGC from bacterium encodes:
- the ccsA gene encoding cytochrome c biogenesis protein CcsA — its product is MRRLLPIFLLVTAVSAMPPGDTPRLPDRDPGADSPSLWLDVSMSPQIEELGLKATGNEEVFLSFAVYVQGLLLEGCAPDHPAAELDAVRLTLWFLTGGADSESVFHLPPLPELVGETADRVGKLELSGFGGFVSPVEAQDVLDALGGLAATSDDDALNRYVRDLRRRVGGLAESATLIQLFWLAPISAHDYVWFNLEGGADSALLGASRSSLEAAVSSGDVELERAVDTAQANLDDKAALYGLARELGATARTGDPGLTRKALDAFTARLEQANAWRGGYPDKDYRAIYATFHRLPLYDWAHYAYAFAALLFVLALAFKRPRIAWLGIGAAGLGFVAHTAYLVLRWFIAGHSPTSGMFEFMALLSWCLVGAFLIYALRRDAHYTGLGVMALVFGMLALTSIADQRVVQQLMPALKSVWMTIHVGLVAVGEGFLGMGFLFAILYLVKSYTANPELPGRLPSLGILEERTYRSLLAAFPFYTAGGLVAGMIWAEEAWGAWWSWDPKETLALFVWLVLILFLHGRLVKGWKGRPMVWLALAPFLAAVFNLLSNLFIAGLHSYA